One Arachis hypogaea cultivar Tifrunner chromosome 2, arahy.Tifrunner.gnm2.J5K5, whole genome shotgun sequence genomic window, ACTCGCTCCGCAACTCGGGAATGGCTTCTGCGGAAGCCGATTCCCGACTGAGTAGGATCGTCGTCCCCGCGCTCGAGGCGATCGTGAAGAACGTGTCGTGGAGGAAGCACGCAAAGCTCGCGCACGAATGCAAGTCGGTGATCGACAGGCTCAGAAATAACAATGCAGCGGAGACGGCTGCGTCGCCGTCGGGCTCTCCTTCCGACGGAGAGCCCGATTCCACGTCGCCGGGACCCCTCCACGACGGCGGTCCCGTGGAGTACTCCTTCGCGGAGTCGGAATCGATCCTCAGTCCTCTCATCAATGCCGCGAAATCCGGCGTGCTGAAGATCGCCGAGCCCGCCGTCGACGCAATCCAGAAGCTCATCGCGTACGGCTACCTCCGCGGCGAGGCGGATCCCGGAGGCTCCTCACCGGAGGCGAAATTGCTCTCGAATATGATCGAATCGGTTTGCAAGTGCAATGAGTTAGGAGACGAAACAATGGAGTTGCAGGTTCTGAAAACGCTGTTGTCCGCGGTAACCTCAATTTCGTTGCGAATTCACGGTGATTGCTTGCTTATGATAGTGCGAACCTGTTATGATTTATATCTAACGAGTAAAACTGCGGTGAATCAAACAACGGCGAAAGCCTCGTTGATTCAGATGCTGGTGATTGTGTTTAGGAGAATGGAAGCGGATTCTTCCACGGTTCCTATTCAGCCGATTGTGTTGGCTGATTTGATGGAGCCAGCAGAAAAATCTGATTCTTCCACGCAGTTTGTGCAAGGTTTTATCACCAAGATTATGCAGGACATTGATGGTGTTTTGAACCCTGGTACACCTAGTGCTAAGGTTTCGATGCTAGGTGGCCATGATGGTGCGTTTGAGACTACGGCGACGGTGGAGGGGACAAACCCGACGGATTTGTTGGATTCGACTGATAAGGACATGTTGGATGCGAAGTATTGGGAGATCAGTATGTATAAGACGGCTCTAGAAGGGAGGAAGGGAGAGCTTGTGGATGGTGGTGACATTGTGGAGAGGGATGATGATTTAGAGGTCAAGATTGGTAACAAGTTGAGGAGGGATGCCTTTTTGGTATTCAGGGCACTCTGTAAATTGTCGATGAAGACGCCCCCTAAAGAGGCTTCTTCCGATCCCCAGTTAATGAAGGGAAAGATTGTGGCTCTGGAGCTATTGAAGATTTTGCTGGAGAACGCTGGAGCTGTTTTCAGGACTAGTGAAAGGTATTTCATTTTTGTGTAACTCCTTTGTAGAGTTTCCTTGAAACATTGACATTTTTGGCAGTTAGGGCGAAAAGCATATCTTGGTTTAGTTCAGTTTGTAGACGATCTAGAATGTGTAGTTTCTGTGCCAAACTTAGTAAAGAAGGAGGTCAGCATGACTAGATTGTGCTGAGGAAGGGTCTATCATTAATTCATACTAATTTATCATCTGTGACGGTTAGGAATCAATGATCTGCTGACATTGATGTAAGAATTAGTTTACTTATAGGTTACAACATCTAATAATTCATTATGAAAACAATGTTAGTAAAGCTTTCCATTGAGTTATACGTAGTTTTCATGTTAAATATGGTGTCATAAAACACAGACTGGGAAGCAGATAATCAACCATCACTTTATATTTACTATATAAAGtcatggtttaggctttagaaaCCAAGCTTAATATAGAATATTTTGAGCAGGATATACAAAGCCCCTGTTTCACTTAAGTGATTATATTTGTATTCAGCCCTATTGAGATTGAAAGAATTGTAAGAGGAAACTGAAGTGGCAATTCATCTTCTATCTcagtaaaatgaaaaataaaagttatCTCTACATAATGCTATTCTTTCTTCTATTTGATCACTACTGATGGTTTTACAATTGGTTGAGTAAACAGGTTTCTAGGTGCCATCAAGCAGTACTTATGTTTATCATTGTTGAAGAACAGTGCTTCAACTCTTTTGATCGTTTTTCAGCTATCTTGCTCCATCTTCATCAGTCTGGTATCAAGATTTAGAGCTGGATTGAAGGCCGAAATTGGTGTTTTTTTCCCTATGATAATACTCAGGGTACTAGAAAATGTTTCTCAACCTAATTTTCAGCAAAAGATGATAGTGCTTCGGTTTCTGGAGAAACTTTGCATTGATTCACAGATATTGGTCGACATATTTATCAACTATGATTGTGACGTCAATTCATCCAACATTTTCGAGAGGTATGCTCCATTTTATTTTATACGAcatttaatacatattttatttgattttcttctCTATGAATCATATATGCAGTTTTTCTGTTCATAATATGACTATCGAGTTTACTATTATTTCCATGTTGCCAATGTGTTTTCATGGATTACTTTCGTAATGGTATTGCTGTGATCTTGATTGTCACTTATTATACTTTGTCTATTTTATATCTAATTGTTCAGTTCCTCCTAGGATGGTCAATGGACTTCTTAAGACTGCTCAAGGTGTCCCTCCTGGTGCAGCCACCACACTTCTGCCACCTCAAGAGGCAACACTAAAACTTGAAGCCATGAAAACCTTGGTTGCTGTTTTAAAATCAATGGGAAGCTGGCTGAACAAACAATTGCTAATTCCAGATCCCCATTCTGCTAAGAAAATTGAAGCAGCTGACAGCAGTGCTGAGGCTGGAGGTTTGACCATGGTAAATGGAAATGGAGAAGATCCAGTTGGACAAGACTCTCCACCTGAAATCTCAAATGATGCATCTGATGTTTCAAATATTGGGCAGCGACGGGCTTATAAACTGGAACTTCTGGTAAGCAGATTTACAAGGTTTTGAGAAGTTTGGCTCTGTTGTTACTTTTGCTTTTGCTAATGCAAGTTTATGGCAGGAAGGTATATCACTTTTTAATAGGAAACCTAAGAAAGGAATCGAGTTCCTCATCAATGCCAAAAAAGTGGGTAATTCACCAGAGGATATAGCTGCTTTTCTTAAAGATGCATCTGGGTTGAACAAGACTTTGATTGGTGATTTTCTGGGAGAAAGGGAAGAATTATCCTTGAAGGTTATGCATGCCTATGTGGATTCATTTGACTTCCAAGGGATGGAGTTTGATGAGGCAATCAGGGTCTTTCTTCTAGGCTTTCGACTGCCTGGTGAGGCACAGAAGATTGATCGGATCATGGAAAAGTTTGCTGAACGTTATTCCAAATGTAATCCAAAGGCCTTTTCTAGTGCCGACACAGCCTATGTCCTTGCTTATTCTGTAATATTGCTCAACACAGATGCTCACAATCCTATGGTGAAGAACAAGGTGTGCTCTTATAATTGTCTGGATTCATTTTCAAATAATTACGATAGACATATTGACTTATTTTCTGTTTGGTCTTTGAGCTGTGCAGATGTCTGTCGATGATTTCATAAGAAACAATCGTGGCATTGATGATGGAAAAGATCTCCCCGAGGAGTATTTGAGGTCCTTGTTTGAGAGAATATCCAGAACTGAGATCAAAATGAAAGATGACAATATGGTTCCGCAACAAAAACAGGCTGCAAACTCTAATAGACTTTTAGGATTGGATAGTATATTGAATATCGTGACCAACAAGCATTGGGAAGACAGCCATATGGAAACCAGTGATGATCTTATCCGTCATATGCAACAAcaattcaaagaaaaagctcGCAAATCCGAGTATGTTCAGTCAAAATTTCCATATTTTTGGACAGAATTATTATCTAAAACATGCCTTTCAACATGTTTTTGTTTGTGGCATGGAGAACCTTCTGTTACAATTGTTCATTCATCTCATGGCTGTTTATGGATCCTACCATGTTTACTAGTATTTATCTGTTGTTTTACTCATTCCATGTCTATCTGAAGTGTGGTGCATCAATCTTAAATTTTCACCAAAGTAAATTCCTTTTATGTGTGCATGTGTGTTGATTAGTTCTTTTAATCACAGTTATATAACTTGTTTGGAATTTCTGACTATGATTTCCTCTTTTTACTGCAGTACCTTTACACATTTATTGAGGGAAAAATTTTGTTTCCAGaatttattttacttgatttCTATGTGCTTGCTACTTGTAGGTCGGTCTATTATGCGGCAACAAATGTTGTAATCCTTAGATTCATGATTGAGGTGTGTTGGGCACCAATGTTAGCTGCCTTCAGCGTTCCTCTTGATCAAAGTGATGATGAAGTTATAATATCTCTCTGTCTCGAGGGCTTCCGCTATGCTATTCATGTTACTTGTGGAACGTCCATGAAGACACATCGAgatgtttttgtgacttcactaGCAAAGTTTACCTCTCTGCATTCTCCTGCTGCCATTAAGCAAAAAAATGTAGATGCAATTAAGGTTGGTTAACTTTAACTTCTTTCCGGACTGGTTTATGTGAAATTTAATAAGCTGATGTTATAATCAACTATCAGTTCATATTGTATGTTATGATACTTTATGCACTGTTATTGCCCCCCTTGCCAAAGGGTCAGTTTATAGACCTTGTCATACAGGTTCAGCTATGAACTTTGTAAATTTAACCATTAGATTTATCTTGAAATAAATCAATGGTTCTCATTCATTTCCAGCTACCTACTCATCAGGTGCTTGTTTTTTTCACAAAATGAATTTTGAAGCATGCCTTTCCTATTTACTCTATCTATCACTTGCTTCAAATCATATCTCTGGAAAAACCAATGAGTGGTGCAGTATTCATTAGAATGTGGGAGAAAAAATAGATATCTTGTGAGAGAAGTGGGGAAGAGAGAGGGGAAAAACCAAGCATGGAAACGATATTCATCCATATGTTATCAAATAAGGACAAGGGAGTGGTTCTTTCTTCCAAAACTTTCCTACATTGTCACCCACTTTGCCTTCCAAACGACACACCCCGCGCGCGTGCGTGTCCGCAACTGTTGGATCTTATATTCACCTCAAAGAGTCACCCTCGTTTCTCCCTTTTACTATTGATTTCTTGGATTTGccaaaacttatttttttttagtaaaaagtaaaaaacctTACTGACCTGTATCATTTTTAGTTCAGTAATGCCTTGTGTAGATTGTGGAGGAGAACAGGTATAAATGTCACTACACAGTACTCTTCACATACTGATACTTTTCTGCCCAAGCAGCAACGTTCAGGCCCAAAAAAATAGAGTATTTTATATTTAGGAAAAACTATGAAATTATTTACAACCTACTGTAAAATATCATGTGCCCATAGCTAGACCCATATATCACTTGCTATTGTTTGTGTATTGAATGTATACATCTTTTATTATTTGAACTTCATGTTTACTTTTTATCAAAGTAAGTTGTAAAGCTGCTTTCTGGATTTACTTTCATAACCgagtatattaaaaataagtagtCTAGCCATCAGTTCTTCTGCAAATATGTTGATTATGAAATTTTATGGGGTTTCTGTGGAGTTTGCTGCATTTGCTGGAAATTTTTCTAGGCAAGATCTCCAGACGTATTAAAATGTTCTTGCATATTGGATCTTTTAATTGTTGTAATACATTTTTCGTACCTGACTCAAAGTTAAGTTGTTGATAACATTATGACCTTGGGTTTTCTGTCTGAATTGTTGATAGGCAATAGTTACTATTGCTGATGAGGATGGAAATTACTTACAAGAAGCTTGGGAGCATATCTTGACCTGTGTTTCCCGGTTTGAGCATCTACTTCTTCTCGGAGAGGGCGCTCCACCAGACGCTACATTCTTTTCCTTTCCTCAGAATGAGTCAGAAAAGGCAAAGCAAACGAAATCAACCATTCTTcctgttttgaaaaagaagggacCTGGTAGGTTACAGTATGCTGCTGCCACATTGATGCGAGGTTCATATGACAGTGCTGGAATTGGTGGCAATGCTTCTGGAACCATCACATCAGAACAGGTGAACAATATAGTTTCTAATTTGCACATGTTGGAACAAGTTGGAAGCTCTGAAATGAATCGCATATTCACTCGGAGTCAGAAGTTGAACAGTGAGGCCATAGTAGATTTTGTTAAGGCTCTGTGCAAGGTCTCCATGGACGAACTAAGATCTCCGTCTGATCCCCGAGTTTTCAGCCTCACAAAGATAGTTGAGATTGCGTATGTATTACTTGCCTAGTGCTTATTGCATTCTACACCTTAGCTCTTCCTCTAAACTTTTCATCATCTTTTTCTCATGGCTCAAGGTTTAAGGGTGTGGGCGAGTTATTAGAGAAAAACAGCACATGGCATTCTGGTAGATTTTATCTTTCAGGGTGTAACAATATTCTTTGGCACTCTGCCACCTTAGTTTTCTCTTTTTTGGTTGATTGTTCATTCCAAATTCCCCAATCTCTGTCTGAGCTTTTTGTTATGGCTCGTACTATTTATGGATAGGGTTATTACAAAAAATAGAAATGGCACTTTGGCATGTTGATCTTGGTTGTTGCATTATTCTTTGTTGTGTAGAAACTAAGCATGTTGCTACCTTTTTTACTCTTGGTTTAACTTTTGAGTCCTCAAACTCATGCATTTGGGAAAATTGGTGAATCGAACTACTTTTCATTTCAAATTCCGGTGGTCACCATATTGGCTTGCCTGTGTAAGAGGCTACTTTTTTCTTTCAACTCCCTATTTCAGATGTTAAACAACTGCCAAAGTGCTTATTAGGTTTGATGATTGAAAAAACTAAAGTTGAGGCAGAGCAACAAGCTAATGACTTATGTTTTATGATTTATTAATATCTTTGCTTTTCTAATTATTATGTTGACATGACTATATTGCAACAGGCACTATAATATGGACCGCATCAGGCTTGTGTGGTCGAGCATCTGGCATGTTCTCTCTGATTTCTTTGTGACTATTGGCTGTTCTGGAAACCTTTCAGTTGCAATTTTTGCGATGGATTCCTTGCGTCAGTTGTCAATGAAATTTCTAGAGCGGGAAGAGTTGGCTAATTACAATTTTCAAAATGAATTTATGAAGCCTTTTGAAATTGTCATGCAAAAGAGTAGTGCTGTGAGATCAGAGAACTAATTATCCGATGTGTCTCTCAGATGGTTTTATCTCGTGTCAAAAATGTCAAATCTGGATGGAAGAGCATGTTCACGGTAGAGTTGATCACTTTTCTCTTCTGTTTATGATAGggacatttttcttttctgt contains:
- the LOC112753698 gene encoding brefeldin A-inhibited guanine nucleotide-exchange protein 3, which translates into the protein MASAEADSRLSRIVVPALEAIVKNVSWRKHAKLAHECKSVIDRLRNNNAAETAASPSGSPSDGEPDSTSPGPLHDGGPVEYSFAESESILSPLINAAKSGVLKIAEPAVDAIQKLIAYGYLRGEADPGGSSPEAKLLSNMIESVCKCNELGDETMELQVLKTLLSAVTSISLRIHGDCLLMIVRTCYDLYLTSKTAVNQTTAKASLIQMLVIVFRRMEADSSTVPIQPIVLADLMEPAEKSDSSTQFVQGFITKIMQDIDGVLNPGTPSAKVSMLGGHDGAFETTATVEGTNPTDLLDSTDKDMLDAKYWEISMYKTALEGRKGELVDGGDIVERDDDLEVKIGNKLRRDAFLVFRALCKLSMKTPPKEASSDPQLMKGKIVALELLKILLENAGAVFRTSERFLGAIKQYLCLSLLKNSASTLLIVFQLSCSIFISLVSRFRAGLKAEIGVFFPMIILRVLENVSQPNFQQKMIVLRFLEKLCIDSQILVDIFINYDCDVNSSNIFERMVNGLLKTAQGVPPGAATTLLPPQEATLKLEAMKTLVAVLKSMGSWLNKQLLIPDPHSAKKIEAADSSAEAGGLTMVNGNGEDPVGQDSPPEISNDASDVSNIGQRRAYKLELLEGISLFNRKPKKGIEFLINAKKVGNSPEDIAAFLKDASGLNKTLIGDFLGEREELSLKVMHAYVDSFDFQGMEFDEAIRVFLLGFRLPGEAQKIDRIMEKFAERYSKCNPKAFSSADTAYVLAYSVILLNTDAHNPMVKNKMSVDDFIRNNRGIDDGKDLPEEYLRSLFERISRTEIKMKDDNMVPQQKQAANSNRLLGLDSILNIVTNKHWEDSHMETSDDLIRHMQQQFKEKARKSESVYYAATNVVILRFMIEVCWAPMLAAFSVPLDQSDDEVIISLCLEGFRYAIHVTCGTSMKTHRDVFVTSLAKFTSLHSPAAIKQKNVDAIKAIVTIADEDGNYLQEAWEHILTCVSRFEHLLLLGEGAPPDATFFSFPQNESEKAKQTKSTILPVLKKKGPGRLQYAAATLMRGSYDSAGIGGNASGTITSEQVNNIVSNLHMLEQVGSSEMNRIFTRSQKLNSEAIVDFVKALCKVSMDELRSPSDPRVFSLTKIVEIAHYNMDRIRLVWSSIWHVLSDFFVTIGCSGNLSVAIFAMDSLRQLSMKFLEREELANYNFQNEFMKPFEIVMQKSSAVRSEN